A single Pseudomonas sp. MM223 DNA region contains:
- the fadI gene encoding 3-ketoacyl-CoA thiolase FadI (*Name fadI), translating to MRSPRRVAILGGNRIPFARSNGAYATASNQAMLTVALEGLIERYRLHGLRLGEVVAGAVLKHSRDMNLTRECVLGSRLSPQTPAYDIQQACGTGLEAALLVANKIALGQIDCGIAGGVDTTSDAPIAVNEGLRHILLQANRGKSLGERLKPLLKLRPHHLKPELPRNGEPRTGLSMGEHCERMAQAWRIGRAEQDELALLSHQKLATAYTEGWQDDLLTPFLSLTRDNNLRADLTLEQLARLKPAFDRSGQGTLTAGNSTPLTDGASVVLLGTEEWAAQQGLQVLAYLVDGETAAVDFVTGREGLLMAPVYAVPRLLARNGLTLQDFDYYEIHEAFAAQVLCTLKAWEDADYCRERLGLDAPLGVIDRSKLNVKGSSLAAGHPFAATGGRILANLAKLLAMAGKGRGLISICAAGGQGVTVIVER from the coding sequence ATGCGTTCACCTCGCCGGGTCGCGATCCTGGGCGGCAACCGAATCCCCTTCGCCCGCTCCAATGGCGCCTACGCCACGGCCAGCAACCAGGCAATGCTCACGGTCGCCCTCGAAGGGCTGATCGAACGTTATCGCCTGCATGGGCTGCGGCTGGGGGAAGTGGTGGCTGGCGCGGTGCTCAAGCATTCACGTGACATGAACCTCACCCGTGAATGTGTGCTGGGTTCGCGCCTGTCGCCGCAGACCCCGGCCTATGACATCCAGCAAGCCTGCGGCACGGGGCTTGAGGCGGCGCTGCTGGTGGCCAACAAAATTGCCCTGGGGCAGATCGACTGCGGTATTGCCGGCGGCGTGGACACCACCTCCGATGCACCGATTGCCGTCAACGAAGGCCTGCGCCACATCCTGCTTCAGGCCAACCGTGGCAAAAGCCTGGGCGAGCGGCTCAAACCTTTGCTCAAACTGCGGCCGCACCACCTGAAACCCGAGTTGCCACGCAACGGTGAACCACGCACCGGGCTGTCGATGGGCGAGCATTGCGAGCGCATGGCCCAGGCCTGGCGCATTGGCCGTGCAGAGCAGGACGAGCTGGCGCTGCTCAGCCACCAGAAGCTGGCCACCGCGTATACCGAGGGTTGGCAGGATGACTTGCTGACGCCGTTTTTGTCGCTGACGCGGGACAACAACCTGCGCGCCGACTTGACCCTTGAGCAGTTGGCCAGGCTCAAGCCCGCCTTCGACCGCAGTGGCCAGGGCACGCTGACGGCGGGTAATTCCACGCCACTCACCGACGGGGCCTCGGTGGTGTTGCTGGGCACGGAGGAATGGGCTGCGCAGCAGGGGCTTCAGGTGCTGGCTTACCTGGTCGATGGCGAAACCGCTGCGGTGGATTTCGTCACCGGTCGCGAAGGGCTGTTGATGGCCCCGGTGTATGCCGTGCCACGCTTGCTGGCGCGCAATGGCCTGACCCTGCAGGACTTTGACTACTACGAGATCCACGAAGCCTTTGCCGCCCAGGTGCTGTGCACGCTCAAGGCCTGGGAAGATGCCGATTATTGCCGCGAGCGGTTGGGGCTGGATGCGCCACTTGGGGTGATTGACCGCAGCAAGCTCAACGTCAAGGGCAGCTCGCTGGCGGCCGGGCACCCCTTTGCGGCAACCGGGGGGCGGATATTGGCCAACCTGGCGAAACTGCTGGCGATGGCAGGGAAGGGGCGTGGGCTGATTTCGATCTGTGCGGCGGGTGGGCAGGGGGTGACTGTTATCGTCGAGCGATGA
- the nimR_1 gene encoding HTH-type transcriptional regulator NimR (*Name nimR_1) translates to MPIIGHPRAIPALDHLPRPLYARAESLGAGSWTTRHQHDWVQFSYAISGVLGVYTRDGSYFAPPQWGVWIPADAEHEVVTSMQAEMRSLYVRRDACPWAPEQCRVLEVTPLARELIKQFCLLPADYPEGDSAEARLVAVLLDQLRTLPEVGFSLPLPRHPGLLALCNGLIAAPDQPQTLQQWARELGCSEKTLMRLFQRETGLSFRNWRQRMRLLSSLALLEAGENVTEAALGCGYDSTSAYIAAFKQLFGATPGELKL, encoded by the coding sequence ATGCCGATCATCGGACATCCTCGCGCTATTCCTGCGCTGGACCACTTGCCCAGGCCCCTTTATGCACGTGCCGAAAGCCTCGGCGCCGGCTCCTGGACCACGCGCCATCAGCACGACTGGGTACAGTTTTCCTACGCCATCAGCGGCGTACTGGGGGTGTATACCCGAGATGGCAGCTACTTTGCCCCACCCCAGTGGGGAGTGTGGATCCCTGCCGATGCCGAGCACGAAGTGGTCACCTCGATGCAGGCCGAGATGCGCAGCCTGTATGTGCGCCGCGATGCCTGCCCATGGGCACCGGAGCAATGCCGTGTGCTGGAGGTGACGCCGCTGGCGCGCGAGCTGATCAAGCAGTTTTGCCTGTTGCCGGCGGACTATCCCGAGGGTGACAGCGCCGAGGCACGCCTGGTGGCGGTGCTGCTCGACCAGTTGCGCACCTTGCCCGAGGTCGGCTTTTCGCTGCCGCTGCCACGCCACCCTGGGTTGCTGGCGCTGTGCAATGGCTTGATCGCCGCACCGGACCAGCCGCAGACCTTGCAGCAATGGGCGCGGGAGCTGGGGTGTTCGGAGAAGACGCTGATGCGGCTGTTTCAGCGGGAGACCGGGTTGAGTTTTCGTAATTGGCGCCAGCGCATGCGGCTGTTGTCGTCGCTGGCGTTGCTGGAGGCTGGGGAGAATGTGACAGAGGCGGCGTTGGGGTGTGGGTATGACTCCACCTCGGCTTACATTGCGGCGTTCAAGCAGTTGTTTGGGGCTACCCCGGGCGAGTTGAAACTCTAG
- the mcpH_2 gene encoding Methyl-accepting chemotaxis protein McpH (*Name mcpH_2), which produces MSIKQKLTWAFAVIAGLPIVLVATLVVLNLRGEARDGFLDGSSREIRQVSNAMNIFFQGINQNVEYMASQPMVAATGSELNKYMSAAPSYELGEQASKLLDFMTRLANSHPSYAYLSYGVNDGGYTGWPAGQKFVNYDPRTRPWYQLAMANPGKTVRTGAYYWAADDAVLVSTVRAVANQLGNPGGVVNIDVSLKGLTEIVKQIKLGESGYLMLVESNGNVMVDPRDASHNFKQLASFGDGYAELAKAGKGLVEVELNGVRYMANVYPDEQLGWTFIGLIEQSEVMQTTTRLTWLIGGIAVVLAALFAVVGAAFAKLIVRPINSVTNGLEDIAQGEGDLTRNLEIRGRDETAQLASWFNQFLGAIRSLIQHIGAAASKILSTSSSSTRVSSDMAEAAGRQREAVDMVSTAFHEMVATANEVARSCSQAAQSADSGQQQAREGQQQIDAAVQSVDRLSHEIEQSAQSIQQLERDSNAIQSILGTIRSIAEQTNLLALNAAIEAARAGEQGRGFAVVADEVRALAKRTADSTAEIDGLLGNLASRTAEVADQMHASLEVSQQSVNRIGLARDSFGQIRESVDVIRDMNTQIATAAEEQHQVAEDINRHISQIHGDAQLVADLAQAARQDSESLAGLSNELDSLVRRFRT; this is translated from the coding sequence ATGAGCATCAAACAGAAATTGACCTGGGCATTCGCGGTCATCGCCGGCTTGCCCATCGTCCTCGTGGCCACCCTGGTGGTCCTCAACCTGCGTGGCGAAGCCCGCGACGGTTTCCTCGACGGTAGCAGCCGGGAAATCCGCCAGGTCAGCAACGCGATGAACATCTTCTTCCAGGGCATCAACCAGAACGTCGAGTACATGGCTTCACAGCCAATGGTCGCCGCCACCGGCAGCGAGCTGAACAAGTACATGAGCGCCGCCCCGTCCTACGAACTGGGTGAGCAGGCCAGTAAGCTCCTCGACTTCATGACCCGTCTGGCCAACTCGCATCCGTCCTATGCCTACCTGTCCTACGGGGTGAACGACGGCGGCTACACGGGCTGGCCGGCCGGGCAGAAGTTCGTCAATTACGACCCACGCACCCGCCCCTGGTACCAACTGGCCATGGCCAACCCTGGCAAGACCGTGCGTACCGGCGCCTACTACTGGGCCGCCGACGACGCGGTGCTGGTCAGCACCGTGCGCGCTGTGGCCAACCAGTTGGGCAACCCCGGTGGCGTGGTCAACATCGACGTCTCGCTCAAGGGCCTGACCGAGATCGTCAAACAGATCAAGCTGGGTGAAAGCGGCTACCTGATGCTGGTGGAAAGCAACGGCAACGTCATGGTCGACCCACGCGACGCCAGCCACAACTTCAAGCAACTGGCGAGCTTTGGCGACGGTTATGCCGAGCTGGCCAAGGCCGGCAAAGGTTTGGTGGAGGTCGAGCTCAATGGCGTGCGCTACATGGCCAACGTCTACCCCGACGAGCAACTGGGCTGGACGTTCATCGGCCTGATCGAACAAAGCGAAGTGATGCAGACCACTACCCGGCTGACCTGGCTGATCGGCGGCATCGCTGTGGTGCTGGCCGCGCTGTTCGCCGTGGTCGGTGCAGCCTTCGCCAAGCTGATCGTGCGCCCGATCAACAGCGTTACCAACGGCCTGGAAGACATTGCCCAGGGTGAGGGTGACCTGACCCGCAACCTGGAAATCCGTGGCCGCGACGAAACCGCGCAACTGGCCAGCTGGTTCAACCAGTTCCTCGGCGCCATTCGCAGCCTGATCCAGCACATCGGCGCTGCTGCCAGCAAGATCCTCAGCACCTCCAGCAGCTCGACCCGCGTTTCCAGCGACATGGCCGAGGCCGCAGGCCGCCAGCGTGAAGCCGTGGACATGGTGTCCACCGCCTTCCACGAAATGGTCGCCACCGCCAACGAGGTGGCCCGTTCGTGCAGCCAGGCGGCGCAGTCGGCCGACAGCGGCCAGCAGCAAGCCCGCGAAGGCCAGCAGCAGATCGATGCCGCCGTGCAAAGCGTCGATCGCCTGAGCCACGAAATCGAGCAATCCGCGCAGTCGATCCAGCAGCTGGAGCGTGACAGCAACGCCATCCAGTCGATCCTCGGCACCATCCGCTCGATTGCCGAACAGACCAACCTGCTGGCCCTCAACGCGGCCATCGAAGCCGCCCGTGCCGGTGAGCAGGGCCGCGGTTTTGCCGTGGTGGCCGACGAAGTGCGGGCCTTGGCCAAGCGCACTGCCGACTCCACGGCCGAAATCGACGGCCTGCTGGGCAACCTGGCCAGCCGCACGGCCGAAGTGGCCGATCAGATGCATGCCAGCCTGGAAGTGTCGCAGCAGTCGGTGAACCGTATCGGCCTGGCCCGCGACAGCTTTGGGCAAATCCGTGAGTCGGTGGATGTGATCCGCGACATGAACACGCAGATCGCCACGGCGGCCGAGGAACAGCACCAAGTGGCCGAGGACATCAACCGGCACATCAGCCAGATCCACGGGGATGCGCAGTTGGTGGCCGACCTGGCCCAGGCGGCGCGCCAGGACTCCGAGAGCCTGGCGGGGCTGTCCAATGAGCTGGATTCGCTGGTGCGCAGGTTCCGCACCTGA
- the hmrR_1 gene encoding HTH-type transcriptional regulator HmrR (*Name hmrR_1) produces MNIGQAARRSGLSTKMIRYYESIGLLKPATRSDSGYRLYQPEDLHSLAFIKRSRDLGFSLEEVGKLLTLWQDRQRASADVKALAMQHIEALNRRIEELVSLRDTLGELVSHCQGDDRPDCPILKDLANGSAGSCCH; encoded by the coding sequence ATGAACATCGGCCAGGCCGCCCGCCGCAGCGGGCTCAGCACCAAGATGATCCGTTATTACGAATCCATCGGCCTGCTCAAGCCTGCCACGCGCAGCGACAGCGGCTATCGCCTGTACCAGCCAGAAGACTTGCACAGCCTGGCCTTCATCAAGCGCTCCCGCGACCTGGGGTTTTCCCTGGAAGAGGTCGGCAAGCTGCTGACCCTGTGGCAGGACCGCCAACGTGCCAGCGCCGATGTGAAGGCGCTGGCCATGCAGCACATCGAGGCGCTGAACCGGCGTATCGAGGAACTGGTGAGCCTGCGCGACACCCTTGGCGAACTGGTTTCGCATTGCCAGGGGGACGACCGACCGGACTGCCCGATCCTCAAGGACCTGGCCAATGGTTCTGCTGGAAGCTGCTGTCACTGA
- the copA_1 gene encoding Copper-exporting P-type ATPase (*Name copA_1): MPASTTYDLPISGMTCASCAGRVERALRKVTGAEQVSVNLATEQARVQAPANSLPALVDAVREAGYGVPTRTVELQIGGMTCASCVGRVERALGKLPGVEQVSVNLASERAHLQVLAALDDNLLIDAVHKAGYNASLPQTTKDDQSAAQRRLRNERLAVGAALLLALPLVLPMLVQPFGLHWMLPAWAQFLLATPVQFILGARFYVAAWKAVRAGAGNMDLLVALGTSAGYGLSLYQWAQAPAGMAPHLYFEASAVVIALVLLGKYLESRAKRQTASAIRALEALRPERAMRVVDGQEEDVAIAQLRLGDLVLVKPGERFPVDGVVEDGSSHADEALISGESLPVPKQPGDSVTGGAINGEGRLLVRTQALGTETVLARIIRLVEDAQAAKAPIQKLVDRVSQVFVPAVLVLALITLIGWWLAGAPLETALINAVAVLVIACPCALGLATPAAIMAGTGVAARHGILIKDAEALERAHAVNRVVFDKTGTLTSGSPRVVHSQAQVGNSADLHRLAGALQRGSEHPLAKAVLEACAEQGLDVPSVTDSQSLTGRGIAGRVEGRELALGNRRLLDESTLQPGDLAAKAQAWEAEGRTLSWLIERGTQPRVLGLFAFGDSLKPGAAQAINTLHAQHISSHLLTGDNRGSAKVVADALGIDDVHAEVLPADKAATVAALKQDGVVAMVGDGINDAPALAAADIGIAMGGGTDVAMQAAGITLMRGDPRLVPAALEISRKTYAKIRQNLFWAFIYNLIGIPLAALGYLNPVLAGAAMALSSVSVVSNALWLKAWKPTSTHQEAP; encoded by the coding sequence ATGCCCGCATCCACCACGTATGACCTGCCGATCTCCGGCATGACCTGCGCCAGCTGTGCCGGCCGGGTCGAGCGCGCCCTGCGCAAGGTCACCGGCGCTGAACAGGTCAGCGTCAACCTCGCCACCGAACAGGCCCGGGTCCAGGCCCCGGCCAACAGCCTGCCCGCCCTGGTCGATGCCGTGCGCGAAGCCGGCTACGGTGTGCCCACCCGTACCGTCGAACTGCAGATTGGCGGCATGACCTGCGCCAGTTGCGTCGGCCGCGTAGAGCGCGCCTTGGGCAAGCTGCCCGGGGTCGAGCAGGTCAGCGTCAATCTGGCCAGCGAACGCGCGCACCTCCAAGTGCTGGCGGCCCTCGACGACAACCTGCTGATCGACGCCGTGCACAAGGCCGGCTACAACGCCAGCCTGCCGCAAACGACCAAGGACGACCAAAGCGCTGCCCAGCGCCGCCTGCGCAATGAACGCCTGGCGGTCGGTGCAGCCTTGCTGCTGGCCTTGCCGCTGGTATTGCCTATGCTGGTGCAGCCGTTCGGCCTGCACTGGATGCTGCCCGCATGGGCGCAGTTCCTGCTGGCCACGCCTGTGCAGTTCATTCTTGGCGCCCGCTTCTACGTAGCCGCCTGGAAAGCCGTGCGCGCCGGTGCCGGCAACATGGACCTGCTGGTGGCCCTGGGCACCAGCGCTGGCTATGGCTTGAGCCTGTACCAATGGGCGCAGGCCCCCGCCGGGATGGCCCCACACCTGTACTTTGAAGCCTCGGCCGTGGTGATTGCCCTGGTGTTGCTGGGCAAGTACCTGGAAAGCCGCGCCAAGCGCCAGACCGCCAGCGCCATTCGTGCCCTTGAGGCACTGCGCCCGGAACGCGCCATGCGTGTAGTCGACGGCCAGGAGGAAGACGTGGCCATCGCCCAGTTGCGTCTTGGCGACCTGGTGCTGGTCAAGCCCGGCGAGCGTTTCCCGGTCGATGGTGTGGTCGAAGACGGTAGCAGCCATGCCGATGAAGCCCTGATCAGCGGCGAGAGCCTGCCGGTGCCCAAGCAACCCGGCGACAGCGTCACCGGTGGTGCCATCAATGGCGAAGGCCGGTTGCTGGTGCGCACCCAGGCGCTGGGCACCGAAACCGTGCTGGCCCGTATCATCCGCCTGGTCGAGGACGCCCAGGCCGCCAAGGCGCCGATCCAGAAGCTGGTCGACCGGGTCAGCCAGGTGTTCGTCCCGGCTGTGCTGGTACTGGCCCTGATCACCCTGATAGGCTGGTGGCTGGCCGGCGCACCACTGGAAACCGCACTGATCAACGCCGTCGCCGTGCTGGTCATCGCCTGCCCCTGCGCCCTTGGCCTGGCCACGCCTGCGGCAATCATGGCCGGCACCGGCGTTGCTGCCCGCCACGGTATCCTGATCAAGGACGCCGAAGCCCTGGAGCGTGCCCATGCGGTCAATCGCGTGGTCTTCGACAAGACCGGCACGCTGACCTCCGGCAGCCCGCGGGTGGTCCACAGCCAGGCGCAAGTGGGCAACAGTGCCGACCTGCACCGCCTGGCCGGCGCCCTGCAGCGCGGCAGCGAGCACCCACTGGCCAAGGCGGTGCTCGAAGCCTGCGCCGAACAAGGGCTGGACGTGCCAAGCGTTACCGACAGCCAGTCGCTGACCGGCCGCGGCATCGCCGGGCGTGTAGAGGGCCGCGAACTGGCCCTGGGTAACCGCCGCCTGCTTGACGAAAGTACCCTGCAACCCGGTGACCTGGCCGCCAAGGCCCAGGCCTGGGAAGCCGAGGGGCGCACCCTGTCGTGGCTGATCGAGCGTGGCACGCAACCTCGTGTGCTGGGCCTGTTCGCCTTTGGTGACAGCCTCAAGCCAGGCGCCGCGCAAGCCATAAATACGCTGCACGCGCAGCACATCAGCAGCCACCTGCTGACCGGCGATAACCGTGGCAGCGCCAAAGTGGTAGCCGACGCCCTGGGCATCGACGATGTGCATGCCGAAGTGCTGCCAGCCGACAAGGCCGCCACCGTGGCCGCACTCAAGCAAGATGGCGTGGTCGCCATGGTCGGCGATGGCATCAACGATGCCCCGGCCCTGGCTGCCGCCGATATCGGCATTGCCATGGGTGGCGGTACCGATGTGGCCATGCAGGCCGCCGGCATCACCCTGATGCGTGGCGACCCGCGCCTGGTCCCGGCCGCCCTGGAAATCAGCCGCAAGACCTACGCCAAAATCCGCCAGAACCTGTTCTGGGCGTTTATCTATAACCTGATCGGTATCCCGCTGGCCGCACTGGGTTACCTCAACCCGGTACTGGCCGGCGCCGCCATGGCCCTGTCCAGCGTCAGCGTGGTCAGCAACGCGCTGTGGCTCAAGGCGTGGAAACCCACAAGCACCCACCAGGAGGCGCCATGA
- the copZ gene encoding Copper chaperone CopZ (*Name copZ), with translation MQVFNVQGMTCGHCVKAVTRAVQEQDAAAKVEIDLAAKQVRVQSELAQEQILTAIRDEGYQAELA, from the coding sequence ATGCAAGTGTTCAATGTACAAGGCATGACCTGTGGCCATTGCGTGAAAGCCGTGACCCGGGCAGTGCAGGAGCAGGATGCGGCGGCCAAGGTCGAGATCGACCTGGCAGCGAAGCAGGTACGGGTGCAGAGTGAGCTGGCGCAGGAGCAGATCCTTACCGCCATTCGCGATGAGGGTTACCAGGCCGAGCTTGCCTGA
- the bcr_1 gene encoding Bicyclomycin resistance protein (*Name bcr_1), translating into MNLRMVLILGALSAFGPLAIDFYLPAFPAMAQAFATDEKHIQATLAAYFLGLSIGQLAYGPVADRFGRRKPLMFGVTLFTLASLACAYAPNLDTLVLARFVQALGGCAGMVLSRAIVSDKCDPVASAKVFSQLMLVMGLAPILAPMLGGVLVNLAGWQSIFLALSLFSAGCLLAVSLGLPESLPAHMPRQPLSGALRQYLRLLADRVFLGHALTGGIAIAGMFAYIAGSPFVFIKLYDVPAEHYGWLFGTNAAGFILVAQVNARLLAKRGPAFLLARGVWVYLAAGLVLLGVAALQPAQLWPLLVPLFICIASLGCIIPNASACAMSGQGARAGSASALMGCLQFSVAAGAAALVGLLHDGSAVPMALVISLCGALAVSVALLTRRLQARRPA; encoded by the coding sequence ATGAACCTGCGAATGGTGCTCATCCTGGGCGCACTCAGTGCGTTCGGGCCCTTGGCGATCGACTTCTACCTGCCCGCCTTCCCGGCCATGGCGCAGGCGTTCGCCACCGATGAAAAACACATCCAGGCCACGTTGGCCGCCTACTTCCTGGGCCTGTCCATCGGCCAGTTGGCCTATGGGCCGGTAGCCGACCGCTTTGGCCGGCGCAAACCGCTGATGTTCGGGGTGACCCTGTTCACCCTTGCGTCGCTGGCCTGTGCCTATGCCCCCAACCTCGACACCCTGGTGCTGGCGCGTTTCGTCCAGGCGCTGGGTGGTTGTGCCGGCATGGTGCTGTCGCGGGCCATTGTCAGTGACAAGTGCGACCCGGTGGCTTCGGCCAAAGTGTTTTCGCAACTGATGCTGGTCATGGGCCTGGCGCCGATCCTGGCACCGATGCTGGGCGGGGTGCTGGTGAACCTGGCAGGCTGGCAGTCGATTTTCCTGGCTTTGAGCCTGTTCAGTGCCGGCTGCCTGTTGGCAGTCAGCCTTGGCCTGCCGGAAAGCCTGCCTGCACACATGCCGCGCCAGCCGCTGTCTGGTGCTTTGCGCCAGTACCTGCGGTTGCTTGCTGACCGAGTGTTTCTTGGTCATGCCTTGACCGGCGGTATCGCCATTGCTGGCATGTTTGCCTACATCGCCGGTTCGCCTTTCGTATTCATCAAGCTCTATGACGTGCCGGCCGAGCACTACGGCTGGCTGTTCGGTACCAATGCTGCCGGCTTTATTCTGGTGGCACAGGTAAATGCACGTTTGTTGGCCAAACGTGGGCCCGCGTTCCTGCTGGCGCGGGGGGTGTGGGTGTACCTGGCGGCAGGCCTGGTGTTGCTGGGTGTAGCGGCATTGCAGCCGGCACAGCTGTGGCCGCTGCTGGTACCGCTGTTCATCTGCATCGCCAGCCTGGGTTGCATCATCCCCAACGCCTCTGCCTGCGCCATGAGTGGGCAGGGCGCACGGGCTGGCAGCGCCTCGGCACTGATGGGCTGCCTGCAGTTCAGCGTTGCCGCAGGGGCGGCGGCACTGGTCGGCCTGCTGCATGATGGCAGTGCGGTACCGATGGCGCTGGTGATCAGCTTGTGCGGTGCACTGGCGGTCAGTGTCGCGCTGCTGACCCGACGCTTGCAGGCCAGGCGTCCCGCATAA
- a CDS encoding Adenine deaminase: protein MGHPPSKFQRVFDRARSEGFVAVAHAGEEGPPEYIWEALDLLQIKRIDHGVRAIEDERLMQRIIDEQIPLTVCPLSNTKLCVFDHMSQHNILDMLERGVKVTVNSDDPAYFGGYVTENFHALHTHLGMTEDQARRLAQNSLDARLV, encoded by the coding sequence ATGGGCCACCCACCGAGCAAGTTTCAGCGCGTGTTCGACCGCGCCCGCAGCGAAGGCTTTGTTGCCGTTGCCCATGCTGGCGAAGAAGGCCCGCCCGAATACATCTGGGAAGCGCTGGACCTGCTGCAAATCAAGCGTATCGACCATGGTGTACGCGCCATCGAAGACGAGCGCCTGATGCAACGCATCATCGATGAGCAGATCCCGCTCACGGTGTGCCCGCTGTCAAACACCAAGCTTTGCGTGTTCGACCATATGAGCCAGCACAACATCCTGGACATGCTCGAACGCGGCGTGAAAGTTACAGTCAACTCGGACGACCCGGCCTACTTCGGCGGCTACGTGACAGAAAACTTCCACGCCCTGCACACCCATCTGGGCATGACCGAAGACCAGGCCCGTCGCCTGGCGCAGAACAGCCTGGATGCTCGGCTGGTCTAG